A single Lactuca sativa cultivar Salinas chromosome 8, Lsat_Salinas_v11, whole genome shotgun sequence DNA region contains:
- the LOC128127795 gene encoding uncharacterized protein LOC128127795, protein MPYPNVDSVSSSNNRLIIMELYYDIPILKNEFDRLFAALTNKQQDIFLDIMDVVKDYKGGVFFVYDYGGTGETFLWNTISATIGAQCRKPSLIISDEAPTVHKHAFEVLDRNLKDILRCVNPTNSNIPFVRKVIVFGGDFRQILPVVPGASRQNIVHASLCSSYLWKQCNVHKLTMNKRLTVGSDPSIIEQIRGFENWLLDIGDGNLGGPNDGEEMVDIPEDIVINNPCDPIGSLISFVYPYVLENINITNYLQERAILAPKNEVFQEINDRLLSLFLGEQTEYLCSDSLCRFEFVHDQFDAFLYSPYVFNSLKISSLPNNKLTLKVGVQVLLFRNIDQKNGLCNGTRL, encoded by the exons ATGCCTTACCCGAATGTTGATTCTGTTTCATCTTCAAACAATCGTCTTATTATTATGGAGCTATACTATGACATACCAATTTTAAAGAACGAGTTTGATCGGCTATTTGCTGCATtaacaaacaagcaacaagacATTTTTCTTGATATCATGGATGTAGTTAAAGATTATAAGGGAGGTGTCTTCTTTGTTTATGATTATGGTGGAACGGGTGAGACATTTCTTTGGAATACAATTTCTGCAACAATTGGAGCTCAAT GTAGAAAACCCTCATTGATCATTTCGGATGAAGCACCTACGGTACACAAGCATGCATTTGAAGTTTTAGATCGAAATTTGAAGGATATATTAAGGTGTGTCAATCCTACGAACTCAAATATTCCATTTGTAAGGAAAGTGATTGTTTTTGGAGGTGATTTCAGACAAATTCTACCTGTTGTTCCAGGTGCCAGTAGACAAAACATTGTTCATGCTTCTTTATGTTCTTCCTATTTATGGAAACAATGCAATGTTCATAAATTAACAATGAACAAAAGGTTAACTGTTGGAAGCGATCCATCTATTATTGAACAAATAAGGGGTTTTGAAAATTGGCTTTTGGACATCGGAGACGGCAATCTTGGTGGTCCGAATGATGGTGAAGAGATGGTTGATATTCCAGAAGATATTGTCATTAATAATCCATGTGATCCTATAGGTTCATTAATCAGTTTTGTATATCCTTATGTTCTGGAAAACATCAACATTACTAATTATTTACAAGAAAGAGCAATACTTGCTCCCAAGAATGAAGTTTTCCAAGAAATAAACGATCGTTTATTGTCATTGTTTCTTGGAGAACAAACAGAATACTTATGTTCAGATAGCTTATGTCGATTCGAGTTTGTTCATGATCAGTTTGATGCATTTTTATATTCACCTTATGTTTTTAATAGTCTTAAAATCTCAAGTCTTCCAAACAATAAGCTTACTTTAAAAGTTGGTGTTCAAGTTTTGTTATTTAGAAACATTGATCAGAAAAATGGCTTATGTAATGGTACTAGACTATAG